In Phocoena phocoena chromosome 12, mPhoPho1.1, whole genome shotgun sequence, the following proteins share a genomic window:
- the LOC136132302 gene encoding small ribosomal subunit protein eS25-like, translating to MEKQFYALILHHGLRSAAGCGACALGARLACQETATCDCLTTSRKAQKPPKDDKKKDAGKSAKKDKDPVNKSGGKAKKKKWSKGKVWDKLKNLVLFDKATYDKLCKEVPNYKLITPAVVSERLKIRGSLARAALQELLSKGLIKLVSKHRAQVIYTRNTKGGDAPAAGEDA from the exons ATGGAGAAGCAGTTTTATGCATTAATTCTACATCACGGACTCCGGAGCGCGGCCGGCTGCGGCGCTTGCGCACTTGGAGCACGCCTGGCT TGTCAGGAAACAGCAACGTGTGACTGCCTCACAACTAGCCGCAAAGCGCAAAAGCCGCCCAAGGATGACAAGAAGAAAGATGCCGGAAAGTCGGCCAAGAAAGACAAAGACCCAGTGAACAAATCTGGGGGCAAGGCcaaaaagaagaagtggtccaaagGCAAAGTTTGGGACAAGCTCAAAAACCTAGTCTTGTTTGACAAAGCAACGTATGACAAACTCTGTAAAGAAGTTCCAAACTATAAGCTTATAACTCCAGCTGTCGTCTCTGAGAGACTGAAGATTCGTGGCTCCCTGGCCAGGGCAGCCCTGCAGGAGCTGCTTAGTAAAGGACTTATTAAATTGGTTTCAAAGCACAGAGCTCAAGTAATTTACACCAGAAATACCAAGGGTGGAGATGCTCCAGCTGCTGGTGAAGATGCATGA